From Clostridia bacterium:
TCATTATATTTTTTTATATCTTCCTTGTTATTTTCTAACTCATTCTTTAGATTCTCTTTAGTTGCTTTAAGCTCTTCCTGAAGTTTTTTATTCTGATTTTCAGAAGAACTAAGATTTAACTGGAAATTGCTTTTTTCTTTTTCTTTCATATGTATTTGTGTTTTGTAATCACTAATATTCTTATTTAGCTTAATCTGGCTGACGGCAGTAAGCAGTAAAACTACAAACGCACTTGTAAATAAAACAATTGCATATATCCAAACTTTTTTCTTATCACTATTATTTTCTGCCACTCAGTCTCCCCCCAAAAATATACTATATATGTTTGTCCGTATAAATTCTTTCCCTTGATGATTTTCTGGCTGTTTCCAGTGCCTGTATTTCTTCTGCTGACAATGCATACTTTGATTTTCCGGATATAACCGGTTTTGCATAAGTTAAAGAACTATCTCTAGCATAGATACCGCTCAATATTATTCCACTGTCACTATTGTCTAAAAGTGCTATTGAAAAGCTCAAGTCACTTCCTACATTATCGAATGCATTATACCTAACAACTCCTATTTTTTGCACGCATTGAATCAAGTTTCTCTCTATACTGTTTATCTGATTTTCCAAGTCCCTGGTTTTTATATTCATTCCATTTATTTTCTCAATACAGTTTTCAAGCAGTTGTTCAATATTAGCATCTCCAAGACCATTCATAAATTTATTATATTTTGCTTTTAATTTTTTATATTTTGATCTGTTTCCAATATTCATTAAGAACAATATAAATATTAAGAAAAAATTTATTGCAAGTATAATCAATAACTCATATGAAATACCAGAAAATATATAATCCATGAAGTTACTCCTTTAATTATGTAGTTCCTTAAAAGATAATTCTTATAAATACAAATGTACCTTAATCATAAGTACTTGTTTCACGTGAAACACTTATTCATCGCCAGGTTTTATGCCGGTAAATAAAGTCAGCCACAATTTAAATATATATCTTTGAAAAAGCATCTAAATAATACTCATTTAATTATTTTCATAAGATCATATTTATGTAACTTATAATTCTAGCTGCATGCAATAAAAATTCTTTAAACTAAAAGTAACTAATAAAACCCTTACACCTATAAATTAGTTTCATACAAATTAATATTATAATAGATAGAGTAATATTTTCTTCTCTCTTTCGAACTTTCCGTATTACGTCCTATTTTCCTTTTAAATCAATTTTACCATTTGTATGAAAAACCATATTACCCCATATCTAATAATCCTTTTAAAACAATTTTAGGAGGTACCTAATTTTGATAAAATTTTCCACATAATTCCAATATTCGATCTAATTCATCATTTGAGTAATACTCTATAAGTATTTTACCTTTTTTATTATTAGATAATAGCTGTACTTTTGTTCCAAAAATATTTTTTAGCCTGTCCTCTATTTCATCCATTTCTATGCTTCTTTTTTCAGTCTTCTTTACAGTTTTTTTAGTAAGGTACTTCTTTACAAGTTTTTCTGTTTCTCTTACATTTAAGTTTTTATCTATTATCTCTTCAGCAACTTTTTGCTGCAATTCCTTATCTTCAATTACTATTAAAGTCCGGGCATGTCCACTGCTTAGATCTCCACTTATTACATATCCCTTTACTTTATCATACAATCCTAAAAGCCTTGTCGAATTCGCTATTGCAGACCTGCTTTTTCCTACAGCTGCAGAGACTTCTTCCTGTGTCATATTGAATTCTTTTATAAGTTTATCATAAGCTTCTGCTTCTTCTATTGCATTCAAGTCTTCTCTTTGAAGATTTTCTATTAATGCTATTTCCATTACCTGTTTATTTGAAAGTTCTTTTACAATTACCGGCACTTTAGTAAGACCAGCAAGTCTCGCTGCTCTCCATCTTCTTTCACCAGCTACTATTCTATAAGTTTCCTGCTCTTTTTTTACTATTATTGGCTGCATTATCCCATGCTGCTTTATAGATTCAGACAGCTGGGTAAGCTTCTCATCATTAAAGTGTTTTCTTGGTTGATTTACATTAGGTTCTATATCATTAATTTTTAGTTCTAAAATTCCTGATTCTTCATTTTCATTATTTGCAGAAGTAATTAAAGCCCCAAGACCTTTTCCAAGACCTTTTTTCATCATACCTTAGTATCCTCCTCAGAATAATCAATAACCTCTTGGGCTAACTCAAGATAACATTCAGCACCTTTTGATTTTGGATCGTATAATATGATAGGTAGCCCAAAACTTGGCGCTTCACTTAATCTTACATTTCTCGGAATTATAGTCCTATATACTTTGTTTCTGAAATATTTTTTTACTTCTTCTACTACCTGCAAAGAGAGATTTGTACGTGCATCAAACATTGTTAGTACTACTCCCTCTACATCCAGACTCGGATTAAGATGCTTCTGTACAAGTTTCACTGTATTCATAAGTTGGCTTAACCCCTCTAAGGCATAATATTCACACTGTATAGGTACTAGAATAGTATCAGCGGCAGTAAGTGAATTTACAGTTAAAAGACCAAGTGAAGGTGGACAATCTATTATAACAAAATCATATTCTTTTTTTATATCGCTTAAAGCCATTTTCATTCTATTCTCTCTTGAGATCACAGAAACAAGTTCAACTTCCGCACCAGCAAGTTGGATATTAGAAGAACACAGTTTTAAATTATCAATGGCTGTATTTATTAAAGTAGACTCTACTTC
This genomic window contains:
- a CDS encoding DUF4446 family protein; translation: MDYIFSGISYELLIILAINFFLIFILFLMNIGNRSKYKKLKAKYNKFMNGLGDANIEQLLENCIEKINGMNIKTRDLENQINSIERNLIQCVQKIGVVRYNAFDNVGSDLSFSIALLDNSDSGIILSGIYARDSSLTYAKPVISGKSKYALSAEEIQALETARKSSRERIYTDKHI
- a CDS encoding ParB/RepB/Spo0J family partition protein, with the protein product MMKKGLGKGLGALITSANNENEESGILELKINDIEPNVNQPRKHFNDEKLTQLSESIKQHGIMQPIIVKKEQETYRIVAGERRWRAARLAGLTKVPVIVKELSNKQVMEIALIENLQREDLNAIEEAEAYDKLIKEFNMTQEEVSAAVGKSRSAIANSTRLLGLYDKVKGYVISGDLSSGHARTLIVIEDKELQQKVAEEIIDKNLNVRETEKLVKKYLTKKTVKKTEKRSIEMDEIEDRLKNIFGTKVQLLSNNKKGKILIEYYSNDELDRILELCGKFYQN
- a CDS encoding AAA family ATPase, producing the protein MAKVIAIANQKGGVGKTTTAVNLSSCLAYKGKKVLVIDIDPQGNTTSGLGVDKKAVEKSIYDVLINDVEVESTLINTAIDNLKLCSSNIQLAGAEVELVSVISRENRMKMALSDIKKEYDFVIIDCPPSLGLLTVNSLTAADTILVPIQCEYYALEGLSQLMNTVKLVQKHLNPSLDVEGVVLTMFDARTNLSLQVVEEVKKYFRNKVYRTIIPRNVRLSEAPSFGLPIILYDPKSKGAECYLELAQEVIDYSEEDTKV